The window atcacctATTATTTCACCAATTTAATAGTAACATTGCCAGAGGGAAAGTCATAGTAATGATTAACACCTATAGTTCGTGACAACGCTTTATTCAGAttagtggaatattttgcaCCTGCCACTATAATTCATCTTGCGAATAACATGGAACTACGGGATACAAGTAACAAATGtccattatatttcataaaagaatagacaaaaaaatccACAAAATACTTTTAGTCCTTAGTTATTGCCAGCAACAACTTACATATTTTGGAATGACAAATAGATAACGTTCAAATAATTATGAGAATGTAAAGTACAgtcaatataacaaatatttgtggGACAGATAGGTACATCTACTTGTGTTggtgataatataaattttgtttatgtcaAAAAAGAGAACAGTCCTCTGATGCAAATAGTATTTCCAGGACATGAATATACGAAGGAAGGGGTCTTCTGCCTCATAAGACTAAATGCAGATATGTCAGCATCCTGTAGCTGGTAACCATCAAAAACAATCTAAGATAATTAAGACTCcctttaaatttgtttgtatatttaatattatttgaagacaaaaagaaaatatatgcatataatatCCATTAATATCAATACTATTCCATGTTACTAGTTGGTCCTGCAAcacgtatataatataatatttacattgattTAATTGTCTACATACGAATTGAattctcaaatatattttctttaatataaaataggtactcattatatcaaaattatgatGGTAGATTTACACTCGCGTACGAGTCGCGAGACGAGGCACGAGCCGCAGCACAAGGTGATAGTGTAAATAGTCGCTCGCGTCCGGAGGTGCGAGCTGTGATACGAGACGAAGCACAAGACGAGGTACGAGGCGAGAGTGTTAATGTAGTATTAGGTGTAATAGTAGATATTTTGTAAGAGGGAAAAGTTCAATTCTGACGGTTCCAAGTTAAGAGAAATTTGTTCATTTCTTTCTCTACAgcattaaatatagaaatcctccaatttagaaataaaaataattagattttgattaattatgTTTCATCTACCGTCTTTTCAAACATTATGAATCAAtaactaatatcaatattacgTAAAGATCGAAGCGATGACAGCGACTGCAGGACTTGGGACATCTCAATTTTGATGGTACAATTTTCTTCTACAGACTTTTCGAAGTTAaaccatttataattatagaatGATTGTTCCAATGCTATGTAAGATTTAATATCCTGATTGGAAAGTCGTTTCGCagcgaataataaaaaactaggAAATCATTTAACACatgtattaaaagaaaaagaaacgtagtaataacttaatttgttATGAATTTCTTAATCTAAAAGctacttttatttttggtcATATAactcaaattttattgttaacggAATACCTATAAcgcaaatgtaattatttatttatcaacaaTACAAGTGACTGACTATTCACATGAAATAATAGTAGacattcattgaaatatgtacatttaataaattaccaaTTTGGTTAATGCGTTAGCAAAAccaaataatttacaacattATTCATTTTACCATCATGATTATAAAATCGCCAAAGCTATCATTGTTTTGTCATTCAGTACTTGAATATCTATTCTGAATTTATCATCCATTCGCTTAACCCAAGTATGCATCGACATTAGATTTACGTCAAGAGTTTTTCATTGACAAATCTGCGCactttatagtattaatgtaCATCATTGAATAGAAAACGAGGAAAGTTTCGTATGTAGTATGACGAAGCAAACTTGTGCTAAGCTTACTGGTCAATCATATACTATTACTTCTGACTTCGTAGTATTTTTGGATACATAGTATATAGCATGCTAAAACCAACAGACATGGGATTGTTATGACATTATAGTTTGATAACTACGAGAAATAGTCGAGGTTCGTTGTTGAATTCAATCATAACTGAAACGTATTTTTTCGACGGACGGACAGAATTGGTTTCAACTCACTTTTAGACAACTCGACAGTTTTAATCAACTTAAATTGAATACTTTCAGTCAAAACTAcgaaaaaatagtaataacatccgaaatttcaaattaaactaaacTCAGCtcaaaaaaccttttttattgtagtgataaaaacattttaactaaaaatttgtgaacttaaactaaaaatatcacaCTTAGCAAAAACATTTCAcgtattatcaaaaatattgtgtatagAGGACGAGATATCATTTTGTCATCTAATATTAATTCGGATAATAACTAACGAAgttttatgagaaaaaatgTAAGGAGtttgatataagaaaataaacctaataattttttttattagtcttCCTCcgtcatttaatatttactaaattccAGCTTATTAGTAATAAGTCAAATCgatctattaatttaagttttaaacctttaaaaaaagcttcaatcgtttttttttttgacaaaatagATTCGTcacatttgtataataaatggacTCAACATATACAAGTATCGTTAAATGATCTCTTTGTAATATCGTATTCTcgtcaatttatttcaataaatacaaacaaagcGAAGAGCCGAGCCGATCGCGGCTATCTCTTCAAACAAATCGCTGTAATGCTTGGAAGATTCGCTTGGAATATTTGACAAATCATTTCATAATACCCATACCAACTTCGCAAAAGAAAATGTAgatggaaatattataatgatactgtttttttttttctacaacgcaaataaataaagtcattCTAATTTTTGTGAATCCATCTTTTTTCCTTGAAAATTTTCCAAGGGATGTCTGATACTTGGTACTATAATAAGAGGTGTGACAATGTAACAAAACATACGCCGTTAAGTACATAACATCTTCTTTAACAGACACCAAATTGACCATTTCAATCTTTGGGAGGTAAAATTTGCTGAgtcttatttacttttaatgtacgttatattaattgaGATATTTCACATACAGAAATATTCAATGCTTTTatcaattttctattattatatgtccTTGATACATTAATAGGATTAATAatgactaaatatttttatcattcctACCATATGCTGTGTATTAATTTACAGTAatctttatatgaatatatataatgtataattcttttaaaccgCTGCCGCGCTGAGACAGATGGAGCCAGACCGTTTCCGCGACGATTATACGTTTTTAATGAGCCCACATCGTTAAAGTTATGTATGGAgttctcattatttatatatatggtatGAGGTAACTCTCTGGcttcattgttataattactACGAACAAAATTTACACTTTCTGatattgctttttaattattattatttttttaattataacgatTTCCAAGCTCAAGGTTCAAGCTTTGGATTCCatctatatgtaaattaatttagattgaGAAGGAAACAAAAAagggattttatttttttcaaatatgacaccgataagaaaataaaaagttagaaagcttataaaaaaacaggATAGTTATGTTCCTATTACGAAAATCCGCTTTCATCAAAGCCGATTTAACGTtggtatagaaatattttatttattaaacatatgtaGTCCGTTAACAACTTTCAACattgtcaaaattattttattttcgattcAATTCAGTCTTTACATTAATAGAACGAAACATTAAAacaagattatattataataatcatctttgttatatgacaaaaataagACGGTAAAAAATAGGTGTATCTTcggataaaaatgtaatatatataagtatgattttattatagtaatctGTAGGAAATTAGCGGTAACAAATTGTAACTATTACAATATGTTACTGCTAATTTCtaaaatactgaaaaaacAAAACGCTCGCGATACGTCACAATCTGAAACGCGTCTCACAGATGTATACCTAACTATGTtttgttcataattaattacaattagcttaactaaatagaatatttaacgtagtaattaaaatagtaattcaataaatatatcacaaccaaatcgttttattaatatatgacagatcaattaaaatttgatattattttgtagcCTATTTGATATCGGTTAATGGTATTGCTTTGTGGATACCAACAATGGGGGCggtcagcgccatctgtcggttattaataactttgaaaCAAAAGTTTTCGGTTTGAAAATGGAATCTAATTACTTCCTTTCGGGCCTTTCAACGTGTTGTACGGTTTTAGAACGTGATAGTGATTCTAAGTTTTGATTAACTGttttacattcaaataaagaaagttaGTATTTAATCTTTGTTAGCATTTTAgtttctcttaattttaacacgCTTTAGATACTTAAGACACATAGAAACACAGTCTTGTTGTTTTAAACTTatgtcttaaaaattaaattcatctcttgtaattaaatacttgTTACATGTAGTACTTACACTTAAAGATTTTccttttttagttaattttatccGTTATTTTATACCTCACGAATTGTTACAATTACAGACGTtcacaaataaagaaatccttaattataataatagaaaaatgtaaaatcgtttcataaaaatgttcagtATCCAAATTGGAATTTCCAAGTTAATTACCAAAACACATTCGTACAGTAATTGGCAGCCAATAGAAAAattgcaatataaattttaaactgaaacaccgtgacaataattaatatcgttGAAAGGTCGGATTAAAGTAGCGGAACTGTTTAACAAGAACTATTGTTCCTTATTAATCTGTCTGACTTTATTactgtaaattgtaattacatGATGTAagatctatattttaatttaatcattaaaataaataaaactgttttctaCTTCGTAATAAAATAGCAATCCTCTATACaggtaatttaataagatctccaaaaatcattattacgtAGAGCTAGAATATTATACCATCTATTTTAGTTCTAACCATACTATCGATACTCTTTagagtataatataatcagtTGCACGTAATTCCTATAGGTTATAACGGTGTATCATACCATTATTTGCAGAAAATTTGTTAAGGGGCcctccaaaataaaattacaaatactttaacttataaatttgctattataataaagcgaTCAAATCACAAAGAAGCTCATCTACATAtaaaagtacaataaaaagtttctaaacctttttattacttttaaaagttaCACTATCTAACATAAACTCCTTTAACTTTAAAGCGGCCATTTTCTTTGCGTGCTACTTCTATATTAACCGACGTCGctgaatattttctatatcaattaaaaactacatgaATACGAAATCGCAAACAGGAACACTTTTTTAACCTGTTGAGAATGGTTCAGCGGTCGTAACATAAATTCCTTCATACATTAAACATGTGTTATCGTAAAATCCAACAATGTAATGTAAAAcatcgttttaatatttcttagtgTCTTACGTTAAGGCCTTTTTCTTAATTCAATATACGAAagataaacgaaaaaaaaacacaattctACGGGTTGCACAATTTCTTCGGCCAACttcaatttgaattttgaaataaggccgcgtataaaatattcaggcGTCCATCTTTCCCGCGCAATCATTTATGTCGCGATACGACATCCTAAAACAACTTTGGCTGCCCAGATAatagtaaattgtttattcTTGAACggcaaattgaatttttatggCTGACAATTTTGCagacgttttaaattttgaatttttgctttctttaatgaataaattatattttcatctatcctattctttttttctacatattataattacctgTAATCGCCCATAGTTCTTTTAAACATTCTTCTCTGGAACGCTGTATGGCTGATCGCTTCTGAACCTCCGGCACCGACTCCAGATATTCGAAAAGAAATGCACCAAAAAGCACATAAACTATCACTAAAATAACCAAACCAATCTGTGAACACGCTGCCCTAATGCAACCCGTACTAAATCTACGAAGAAAAGTTGGTCTATCAAGTCCGTTCAATGATACTTCTGAAGACATTGTtcgatattcaaaaaaatatttttaaattaagaaaccCCATAGCTAAGGCAATGTATTTAACACTTTTTCTGGAgcattatttctttaagattTAATCGTTCTCTTTATGGCCAGTCACCACGAAGACTTGAATTCATGATTTAACTTAATTCATGCTacacaaatgtattttttaacgtCAGGTTTTATTATAGGAAGCCGATGCacagtataatttatatctgaaacaatgaaaaatacttttaagttTCTGTAAAGCAAACACTTGCCTACTTACTATTAcctactgaaaatatttaataaatatgattgcAAACACATCTAGAATAAAActgacaataaattatattataaagcactactattgttaataataatttacgaaacagggtataaaatattacttataaataatattaaaaaatgtatatacatacctaAATTGTGTTTTCTGGCAAAACACAATATTAGATCCCTAAATTAAAGCCGCTCAAAACATGACTAAAGTATTTGATACGAGAATAGTAAATGTTCTTAACTAACActgaacttatttaaaaacatacaagaTATAAATGATCCCAAATTCTGAGTTAGTAAACTTGGTATCGTTAACTACGTAAACTTGGAAACAGCGCGGAGCGCGACATACATCCAACTGTACGAACAAGGTGTAACTGAAGCATGTTTCTAGCGTCCCCTTAACACTATCCCAGTTTTCCCACAGTTTCTTCTTCACCGACTTTGTATGATGCGCAAACCTGCGGCAAAAGCATTTCTACGTGGTTTGTTACagattattgttattgaaataagaGTCCTCTGTCGATTAGCAGTTATACTTTTAGTCCTTTCAGGTAGAGCCCTCTATGATATATGTTTGAAACTACTTATTTCCGTCTATCAACAGACAGAAATGtaatgatatttgttttgcaataaaaatatattaatacaaggTTAAagagttaataattttttttatataatttaaattaccgtaagatgtaacaaaaattattaagtttcaaAGATGATATGTGATTACATCACTATCAAATGTCAATTGTATATCGCTGAAGTGTGAACTGTCTCCGCGCCGACTGCCAAGTTTCCAGAACCGACAGATTAAACAGCTTGACACGCTTCCTCTCTATTTCTAAGCTATAACAATaagaattaacaataaaacttatttatttttatattgagcaAGTTATAAGTactagtatattttataaaaatgagtaCTATATTGGAAAAAATTGCCGCTATAGAGTCTGAGGTTTGTATGAGGTTATAACTTCTTCACATAAATCTGCCTGGCATTTCAGACGTCTTCGGTTATTTAGTGTCGAATATCTGATATGTGCAGACTAATAATCAAAGTGATGCCTTCGTTTTACAGATGGCTCGAacgcaaaaaaataaagcaacgGCTTTGCATTTAGGGTTACTTAAAGCTCGCCTAGCTAAGCTAAGACGTGAACTTATTACACCTAAAGGTGGCGGCGGTGCCACTGGTGAAGGTAAgctgattaaaataaaattattatcataaaaataatattaacaaattgtaCTATTGTCTTTctctcttatatataatatataataataaacgacAGTAAACTATAGTTTTGCAGTTAGTTAATTAGTAAAGATTAATGGAAATCTACTttccatttaattatattaaacacttctagtcaatttaaatgttcatacattatgtattcatatatatttagatttacaaATATGACATAGATGATAGTTCACATGTAcctaattattgtttaaaaaaagccTATTACatgttagaatattttatgatgttaatttttccttaaactacatttaataatatatatttttgtcagtagctaaataataaataaaaatgaagtggaacttctatattttctacttAAATACTTAACATTCCATATTAAGCTTTGTTAGAATAGAAATCATTATGTAATCAGTAAAAGATCTATTTTACCTTGTGCCTTTTTAAGGTTTCGATGTCGCAAAAACTGGTGATGCTCGTATTGGTTTTGTTGGGTTTCCATCGGTGGGAAAATCCACTCTCCTATCCAACTTGGCTGGAGTTTACTCTGAAGTAGCAGCTTATGAGTTCACAACGTTAACCACCGTCCCCGGctgcattaaatataaaggagCTAAAATCCAggttgatttaaatattttaatttgagcatatattaatataaatatagacaatatataaaaacaataggaAGAAAATCTTTATCCTTTCttgtgaataataaaaagtacattaaataagatttcttGCATGCTCAATTCTATCAAATATCTTTAGAATTAAGtccataaataaagttaaatgtccatacatatgtaatttctctatatataaaaatgaaactaatatattcggattactacccatattttatcaaacgtcaagccttactctattatTCAAgtggcttcggattggactttaatgatggacacatatgagaagcaatataagatcccagaggatatttgagcatcggcctccagaccagacatatttttatatccgcgaattttaaagcgcgttctactaatagagctcatggttccttgggaaaccaacatccccaaagaccatgccatcaaggtcaacaagtattaggAGCTCActaactcactaagaatatgttcgttgtaaatttgtacgcggtagaagtaggagcgagaggtataacagccaaatctctctacaacctgctaaaagacttaggcctgccaagaactaatatcagttcattcttggaacgtgcgtcgaaggcagccctagcaggttcgtttcatatttggttagatagagagaagagcttggacagtgaaggtgagcgtttaacgcgcgttagataaaaccctttaaacctacacctgggccctttaaacctacacctgggtcgcaagtcccaggcactgttgaagctcctctccctacaacgcgatggacccggcacccgcacggtggatctatggaatgctgagaggtttcgtctctttaaAATCTTCTGTCCGTGAAcatggttgctgcaaagtaaccgaaacgtagaGAGTaggtagtttttaaaagtaataatatacacGTTGTAAtccaaacatattattttcatttaaatgaatactcgcgaaagcctTAGATTACATTCACTTTATATatctttgagttttatttaataatagcgtaattaattaacttcatgtaataaatgtattctatATTCGTTTCCCAGTTGCTTGATTTGCCCGGTATCATCGAAGGTGCTAAGGATGGTAAAGGAAGAGGTCGTCAAGTCATAGCGGTTGCTCGTACGTGTAGTCTTATATTCATAGTACTTGACGTTTTGAAACCCCTTCAGCATAAGAAACTTCTAGAACACGAGTTGGAAGGATTCGGACTGAGATTAAATAAGCAACCTCCAAACATACACTTTCGAAAAAAAGACAAAGGAGGAATTAACTTGAACAACACAGTAAGTTCTTGTTGTATGCTGATATGATGAAAAgcatgttatttaatatctttgttaATAATCTCACCTCTAGagcagaaattaatattagtgcCTTGCTAAGACATTTAAACAGTGTGTGGTGGGATGTTCGATACATATAACCATCAAACGCCTTAACAAGACATGGCTTAACATTGTTCGGCAAAACattgtctttattatataaaaaggaaattaaaactCTAGAAatgataatatgatataaaccTTCATCTTAAAACTATCTAGGTAAATATTACCATACAGTAATCTGTTTggaattattacatatattgtagATTAAGTTAAAATGACCAGATTAACTGATATATGAACTCAAAGATGAATAAGGTAAATGATATCATTTATGTTGAATAAAGTTTGTAACATAAAAGCAATGTTGAGCCAAAAAGTTGTATTAGCAGTATTTGAACCAACTACCTCCGGAATATGGTATCCTATTTGCCTTAACATTTGAGCCATCAAGACCTGACATGTCAATgaacttttcatttaataattcattaataaattcttcatAAACTTCCAGTGTCCACAAACAGAGCTAGACTATGAAACAGTTAGAACTATTCTCTCGGAATACAAGATTCATAATGCGGATATAACTCTGAGATATGATGCGACTAGTGATGACCTTATTGATGTCATCGAAGGAAATAGAATATATGTACCATGCATTTATCTGTTGAATAAGATTGGTGAGTCTAAAGCTAACGTGTGTGAcagaaatagaatatatatatacatattctatttctgtctatatatatatgtgtttgtgtgtgtttaacattatcaatattatgagatctaagaccatcgcgagtattaatttccataaaactaaaattttcggattactacgagtattttattattaataaaacacgcgtagtaatcccaaaatattactttcattatcAATATTCTTTCCATGTTCAAGTATTTGTGTCATTTTATGTAGAATCCCAAACTATGTCACTCAtaatgtaagttttaaaacattttatttaataacaaatataaaaacatcttgGATAGTGAGACAATAACATAACAAATCTTTTAAAgaagatttcatttaaacaaaataaatataccgtcataacttttaaatttactaataatttaatttcatagatCAAATAAGCATAGAAGAATTAGATGTTATATACAAGATACCACACTGCGTGCCTATATCAGCTCACCATAAATGGAATTTTGATGACTTGTTGGAGAAAATGTGGGAATACTTAAAACTAATTAGGATATACACAAAGCCGAAGGGACAGCTGCCTGATTATAATGCACCTGTTGTTTTACACGCTGATCGAACTAGCGTCGAAGACTTCTGTAACAAACTGCATAGATCTATAGTTAAGGAGTTCAAAtagtaagttatattttattaaattacatatgtattgtGGTGATTAGCAAGACTGAATGACAGacactaatataataaagtgatCTACCCACATTACACTCGACATAATACTACATAGCAGTTATACAACCTACTTATgtagaaatatttgtataatttttttttatatttggtcAATATCCATAAGCTAccattattaatactttttataaggATGACAAGCCTTGaaatttgataacaaatatgttgtcatatattttatgagatgaagttaaaataaaaataaaatcatccaATCTGAATAACCTCTCCCATATGTCATGATAGATTCCTAACAAAATGTATAGCAGAATCTCAATAGTCATATCTTTTTGCTACAccctgtataatataatattattattcttgaaCTTAATCACactatttatgtatttcagTGCCTTAGTATGGGGTTCATCTGTCAAACATCAGCCGCAGAAAGTTGGCATCGAACATATCCTGGCTGACGAAGATGTTGTGCAGATCGTGAAAAAAGTCTAACCTATACCAACCTATATAAcccatataagtatatatgtaaatcctattgtttaataaactcaCATCtgtttgtctttatttttatagttatagatGGTAAAAgagaactatttaaatatacatgttcAAGATTCAATGTTATACAGAATTATTGGaggttcataaaaaaataatttcgacCATAGCTTTGATTTGTAttccattaataatttttttttttaatactctgaatatttttttaagagcaATAAATGatgcacaataaaaaaaaatattgttttcccTCACATAATGATTTGGTTATATACAAGCAACGAAACTATatgcatatgtatatacaaatgtatttttattattaaataggtaCAGTAAGATAACGCGTGGTTCATTACAGTGTTAcgtaataaaagattttgttttatacaaatgttttttgtaattattccAATTCTAAGGAGTAAGAAAACTGACAGTATAAGAAAGCATTCTTAAggatacattttaaagtatgtatatGGTGTCATAAAGCATTCTTGTAATacaatggaaaaaatataaggcTTTTAaggacattaatatttaataatttaaatttaatagtttaattgaCCGAGtaatgaaaaagattttatgcCTTAATCAAATACAGCCTTATTTTTCATGAATACAATAACATTAGAAAGTTatctacatattaaaaataataattaaatcgagATAATACATTatgacagacagacatatctattaaacttatacattattttgcaTTGGggcttaaaaattataatgaaaaagtatGCACATCTGTAATTGATACCTTaacaaaagaaagaaaagtaataataccttaacaaaagaaagaaaagtattaataCCTTAACATAAGTAAAGAATTAATaccttaacattaaaaattttcacattGTAATgagtttaatttgtttttaattaccttCCAAATACTatgcaaaatattaagttcTCTAGAAAATGtggaatatatgtatatattacttatgaaacgaaaaatataatattattattcataaaataaattaattttgatttaaaaaaagtattcatgTGAAAAGGAATGAGAATGTGATTGttcataacattataatgGTAATGTAATGTAGgttacatgaaaatattgctgttgtaaaaaaaaaatctatccgCCAGCAAATAATCACATGTCTTGTTCAGATCgagtaaactttttttattataaattcaaaaaagattttaaaatactttgacaCAGTtactgatataatttttgttttaggatAACTTCGAAAATTcgttgttttgtttgaaactgtattgtaatttaaagttCTTATCTCAATAGTATGGAGGTAGCTTATTTATCCATGATGGTTTTCATACACTATAGAGTAATTATACCTTAAATAGCAATATGATTTTTCTCACCCTACAGacagagacgaaacttcttagcatacaatggattcaccgtgagggagccgggtccatcgcgttgcagagTGAGGTTGAGCTTCAAGCTGTAGGTTTAGGGAACCCCTATCTAgaacgcgttaaacgctcacctccctCGTCCACGCTCCGCTCCCTACCTATCCAAATT of the Danaus plexippus chromosome 13 unlocalized genomic scaffold, MEX_DaPlex mxdp_15, whole genome shotgun sequence genome contains:
- the LOC116770064 gene encoding GTP-binding protein 128up, with the protein product MSTILEKIAAIESEMARTQKNKATALHLGLLKARLAKLRRELITPKGGGGATGEGFDVAKTGDARIGFVGFPSVGKSTLLSNLAGVYSEVAAYEFTTLTTVPGCIKYKGAKIQLLDLPGIIEGAKDGKGRGRQVIAVARTCSLIFIVLDVLKPLQHKKLLEHELEGFGLRLNKQPPNIHFRKKDKGGINLNNTCPQTELDYETVRTILSEYKIHNADITLRYDATSDDLIDVIEGNRIYVPCIYLLNKIDQISIEELDVIYKIPHCVPISAHHKWNFDDLLEKMWEYLKLIRIYTKPKGQLPDYNAPVVLHADRTSVEDFCNKLHRSIVKEFKYALVWGSSVKHQPQKVGIEHILADEDVVQIVKKV